A region from the Panicum hallii strain FIL2 chromosome 1, PHallii_v3.1, whole genome shotgun sequence genome encodes:
- the LOC112898230 gene encoding uncharacterized protein LOC112898230, translated as MAKQRRQAGCDVRRLMHGPDRDPERRDWTKLPPDIAAEIAGRLLGVDMTEYIRFRSVCKPWRQSTEDPRSLHSRFIPHNWVVLINYLDCFRCNYGEDARKFRLLNVATGASLTHVEFPELSGHHAMGYAEGLLVLWNKATSGIRLLNPLTHAVTDLPDFSSVVAEASPAALDGAYHFRGFGVIDGGPGAAGASPPTIVFFLDGEVPMIVCIRLGEPRWALVNTSELDGGTGHISFSSTLSLRGRFYMATSTGDVLTVELDPEPRLVYVIRQTTAAPKPTTTTAPRATRPFFEFFLSPSSNDHAGMVMVRASRDRGQVEVFQVDVDAGKLVPTSTVGADRAVFIGSTRALSISTRLFPSIAANAVYFCIGSISMDLLFYIVHLDNGWGEPARLPYSDQGQAVGPFVDPCNLDVYLACCIDVVQVLKCKLPCTRMNNIKP; from the exons ATGGCCAAGCAACGGCGGCAGGCCGGCTGCGACGTTCGTCGTCTGATGCACGGACCAGACCGCGACCCAGAGAG GAGGGACTGGACCAAGCTTCCACCGGACATTGCGGCGGAGATCGCCGGCCGGCTGCTCGGCGTCGACATGACGGAGTACATCCGCTTCCGCTCGGTGTGCAAGCCGTGGCGGCAGTCCACGGAGGACCCGCGCAGCCTGCACAGCCGCTTCATCCCCCACAACTGGGTCGTGCTCATCAACTACCTGGATTGCTTTCGCTGCAACTACGGCGAGGACGCGCGCAAGTTCCGGCTGCTCAACGTCGCCACGGGCGCCTCGCTCACCCACGTTGAGTTCCCGGAGCTCTCCGGCCACCACGCCATGGGCTACGCCGAGGGCCTGCTTGTCCTGTGGAACAAGGCGACCTCCGGCATCCGCCTCCTCAACCCGCTCACGCACGCGGTAACCGACCTCCCGGACTTCTCCTCCGTCGTGGCCGAGGCGTCCCCGGCAGCGCTGGACGGCGCGTACCACTTCAGGGGTTTCGGCGTCATCGACGGTGGccccggcgcggcgggggcctCCCCGCCCACGATTGTGTTTTTCTTGGACGGGGAGGTCCCGATGATCGTCTGCATCCGGCTCGGGGAACCGCGCTGGGCTCTCGTCAACACGAGCGAGCTTGACGGCGGCACGGGCCACATCTCTTTCAGCTCCACGCTCTCGCTGCGCGGGCGCTTCTACATGGCGACGTCCACCGGCGACGTTCTTACCGTGGAGCTCGACCCGGAGCCCCGGCTAGTGTACGTGATCAGGCAGACAACCGCCGCCCCGAAGCCCACGACGACCACCGCGCCTCGGGCCACGAGGCCCTTCTTCGAGTTCTTCCTTTCCCCATCTAGCAACGACCACGCCGGGATGGTCATGGTGCGCGCCAGCAGGGACCGTGGACAGGTCGAGGTGTTCCAGGTGGACGTCGACGCAGGAAAGCTCGTTCCAACCAGCACCGTGGGCGCTGACCGCGCGGTGTTCATCGGTTCAACTCGGGCGCTGTCCATCTCCACCAGGCTGTTTCCTTCTATCGCTGCCAATGCGGTGTACTTCTGCATCGGAAGTATATCGATGGACCTTCTGTTTTACATTGTCCACCTCGACAATGGATGGGGTGAACCGGCGCGCCTGCCGTACTCCGACCAGGGGCAGGCGGTAGGGCCTTTCGTAGACCCGTGCAACCTCGACGTCTATCTGGCTTGCTGCATAGATGTTGTGCAGGTCCTAAAATGTAAACTTCCGTGTACAAGGATGAATAACATTAAGCCTTAA
- the LOC112879644 gene encoding uncharacterized protein LOC112879644 encodes MGCGASKWRDPGVRQRRLSSVGEVVVFLPGLRVPRNIDFSQTLSDHLGKSVVERLTALRARVVVMATQESATALKPRRRVATRHGGSSTANLLQALEEYLPALIGLAKEGSELRNKLQFVWANQEDVAEETTMVDPWYEVLSVLHLMAMVCFVQANTLLLPRSYADGHGPRVSEESRQATVDLFLKAAGYLECAIHHVLTQIPPERRRELPVDLAEGNLKALSLQGLSQGVDMQLGLAIDNPKATLAVKRRLACEMAKCWKQVKDSIPELPSSDGWGKKHALFVKWKYVEAKAAAYYFHGLILDEGETEKAQEMAIAALQASEEFLNESKRASEAFHAAPPASRSPAPFGTTKYLLDMISKDVQSKVQSYQDLYTQQRASNIGVSKIIATPPPLPDFPLALSPEDYELPQLDPLWKGANQR; translated from the exons ATGGGTTGTGGGGCATCCAAATGGAGGGATCCTGGTGTACGCCAGAGAAGACTGTCGAGTGTCGGTGAGGTGGTTGTCTTCCTCCCAGGTCTCAGGGTACCAAGAAACATAGACTTCTCACAGACACTCAGTGATCACCTGGGCAAGAGCGTAGTGGAGAGGCTGACAGCTCTGAGGGCAAGGGTTGTGGTAATGGCGACGCAGGAGTCAGCAACCGCCCTGAAGCCAAGGCGAAGGGTTGCGACGCGGCATG GAGGGTCCAGCACTGCTAATCTCCTCCAGGCTCTAGAAGAGTACTTGCCGGCTCTGATAGGACTGGCAAAAGAAG GGAGTGAGCTCAGAAACAAATTGCAGTTTGTATGGGCTAACCAAGAAGATGTGGCAGAG GAGACAACCATGGTAGATCCTTGGTACGAGGTGCTGTCCGTGCTGCATTTGATGGCCATGGTGTGCTTCGTGCAGGCTAACACCCTCCTCCTTCCCAGGTCCTATGCTGACGGTCACGGACCGAGAGTTTCTGAAG AGAGCAGGCAAGCCACTGTTGATCTCTTCTTGAAGGCAGCTGGATATTTGGAATGTGCAATTCATCATGTACTTACACAGATACCACCTGAAAGAAG AAGAGAACTTCCAGTAGATCTAGCTGAGGGCAATCTTAAAGCACTTAGCTTGCAAGGTCTTAGTCAG GGGGTTGATATGCAACTTGGGCTGGCAATCGATAACCCAAAGGCAACATTAGCAGTAAAAAGACGCTTAGCTTGCGAGATGGCCAAATGCTGGAAACAG GTAAAGGACAGCATCCCAGAACTTCCTTCGTCAGATGGATGGGGGAAAAAGCATGCACTGTTTGTAAAGTGGAAATATGTCGAAGCGAAA GCTGCTGCTTACTACTTCCATGGATTGATTCTTGACGAGGGAGAGACTGAGAAAGCCCAAGAGATGGCCATAGCTGCTCTACAGGCATCAGAAGAGTTCCTCAATGAGAGCAAAAGAGCTTCTGAGGCCTTCCACGCTGCTCCTCCAGCGTCAAG AAGCCCAGCTCCTTTTGGAACAACCAAATATCTCTTGGACATGATCTCAAAAGATGTACAAAGCAAGGTCCAGAGCTACCAGGACCTGTACACACAACAAAG AGCGTCAAACATAGGAGTCAGCAAGATCATCGCAACACCACCTCCATTGCCAGATTTTCCATTGGCCCTGAGCCCTGAAGACTATGAGCTTCCACAATTAGATCCATTGTGGAAGGGAGCAAACCAAAGATAA
- the LOC112879681 gene encoding alcohol dehydrogenase-like 6 has product MAAEAASSSPPAAITCRAAVAWGPEQPLVMEEVEVAPPGPLEIRVKVVSTSVCRSDVSAWQSKAQPDLFPRIFGHEASGLVESVGEGVTEFQVGDHVLTVFIGECKSCKHCISGKSNMCQKLGLERKGVMHSDQKTRFSIKGKPVYHYCAVSSFSEYTVVHSGCAVKVGLTVPMDRVCLLSCGVSAGLGAAWNVADVSEGSSVVIFGLGTVGLSVAQAAKLRGASKIIGVDTNPEKQEKGRAFGVTDFINPNELSEPVQQVIKRMTDGGADYSFECVGDTGVVSTALQSCSDGWGVTVTLGVPKAKPEVSAHYAFLLSGRTLKGSLFGGWRPKSDLPSLVDKYADKEIQVDGLVTHDIPFGDINRALELMLENKCLRCVIHMSQ; this is encoded by the exons ATGGCCGCTGAGGCTGCATCTTCGTCGCCTCCGGCCGCCATCACCTGCCGAG CGGCCGTGGCGTGGGGGCCGGAGCAGCCGCTGGTgatggaggaggtggaggtggcccCGCCGGGGCCCCTGGAGATCCGCGTCAAGGTCGTCTCCACCTCCGTCTGCCGCAGCGACGTCAGCGCGTGGCAGTCCAAG GCGCAACCTGATCTCTTCCCCAGAATCTTCGGCCACGAGGCATCCGG ACTGGTAGAGAGTGTGGGTGAAGGGGTGACCGAATTCCAAGTGGGAGATCACGTGCTTACCGTCTTCATCGGGGAATGCAAGAGCTGCAAGCACTGCATCTCGGGGAAGAGCAACATGTGCCAGAAGCTCGGCCTGGAGAGGAAGGGAGTCATGCACAGCGATCAGAAGACACGCTTTTCTATCAAGGGGAAACCCGTGTACCACTACTGTGCAGTGTCAAGCTTCAGCGAGTACACGGTTGTTCATTCAGGATGTGCTGTGAAGGTCGGCCTGACAGTGCCAATGGACAGGGTGTGCCTGCTGAGCTGCGGTGTGTCTGCAG GACTTGGCGCAGCTTGGAATGTTGCAGATGTATCTGAGGGCTCAAGCGTAGTTATATTCGGTCTTGGAACTGTAGGACTTTCT GTTGCTCAAGCTGCTAAGCTTCGGGGGGCATCCAAGATCATAGGAGTCGATACTAATCCTGAGAAGCAGGAAAAGG GGAGAGCTTTTGGCGTCACAGATTTTATTAATCCGAATGAATTGAGCGAGCCTGTTCAGCAG GTAATCAAAAGGATGACTGATGGAGGGGCAGATTACTCCTTTGAATGTGTAGGTGATACCGGAGTAGTTTCCACTGCGCTTCAATCGTGTTCTGAT GGTTGGGGAGTAACTGTAACTCTTGGTGTACCAAAAGCAAAGCCAGAGGTGTCTGCTCATTATGCATTCCTTCTCTCTGGAAGGACACTGAAAGGATCTTTGTTTGGAGGATGGAGACCTAAATCTGACCTACCTTCATTGGTGGATAAGTATGCAGACAAG GAAATCCAAGTTGATGGCCTAGTCACGCATGATATACCATTCGGTGACATCAACCGTGCACTCGAACTGATGCTAGAAAACAAGTGCCTGCGATGTGTGATTCACATGTCACAGTGA